The proteins below are encoded in one region of Thioalkalivibrio sp. K90mix:
- a CDS encoding pyruvate, water dikinase regulatory protein has product MADPRCPQVYLISDGTGITAETLARSLFTQFPDLDPAWHRLPFVQTPGRLSSVFARIEAGPQPAVAVATLANVDLRQELRHSPVPVIDVFGEQVGRLEEVLGVSAQSVSGRAHGMGDVTRYDRRIEALNYTLSHDDGLSTQDLSVADVVLLGASRSGKTPTSLYLAMNYGLFAANYPLVPEDLGQDDTPHMPRSLRGLGQRMVGLTITPQRLSQIREGRRPGSQYASLNQCRAECAAIQEFLETWNIPHLDVTELSIEEIATQVRDTLDRIQGN; this is encoded by the coding sequence ATGGCGGATCCGCGGTGCCCGCAGGTATATCTGATCTCCGACGGGACCGGGATCACCGCGGAGACGCTGGCGCGTTCGCTGTTCACCCAGTTCCCGGATCTGGACCCGGCCTGGCACCGGCTGCCTTTCGTGCAGACCCCGGGCCGGCTGTCCAGCGTGTTCGCGCGGATCGAGGCCGGGCCGCAGCCCGCGGTGGCCGTGGCCACCCTGGCCAATGTGGACCTGCGCCAGGAGCTGCGCCACAGCCCCGTCCCGGTCATCGATGTGTTCGGGGAGCAGGTTGGGCGGCTGGAGGAGGTGCTCGGTGTTTCGGCCCAGTCGGTGTCCGGGCGCGCGCACGGCATGGGGGATGTGACGCGCTATGATCGACGGATCGAGGCCCTGAACTACACATTGTCGCACGACGATGGCCTGTCTACTCAGGATTTGTCCGTGGCCGATGTGGTGCTGCTGGGTGCTTCGCGTTCGGGCAAGACGCCCACCAGTCTTTATCTTGCGATGAACTACGGTCTGTTCGCGGCGAACTATCCGCTGGTGCCCGAAGATCTGGGTCAGGACGACACGCCGCACATGCCGCGTAGCCTGCGCGGCCTTGGCCAGCGCATGGTCGGGCTGACCATTACCCCTCAACGCCTGTCCCAGATCCGCGAGGGCCGCCGGCCAGGGAGTCAGTACGCCAGCCTTAACCAGTGTCGGGCGGAATGCGCCGCGATCCAGGAGTTTCTCGAGACCTGGAACATCCCCCACCTGGATGTCACCGAGCTGTCCATCGAGGAGATCGCGACCCAGGTGCGCGATACCCTGGACCGGATTCAGGGTAACTGA
- a CDS encoding YggT family protein — protein sequence MSAAGPGQEIAIFLISVVFGIYIILLILRTIFGLVRADYHNPISQTIVMLTDPPLRILRRVIPSVGRVDLAAIVLIVALKCVELWLRAAILGADVGLGVIFYVAIREVLTTVIWVFIIALIVEVVMSWIQAGGGGGGHNPILRLVGDVNRPILGPLRRTLPQAGAIDFSPMVALVGLYILLILVRSF from the coding sequence ATGAGCGCCGCCGGACCCGGACAAGAGATCGCCATCTTCCTGATCAGTGTCGTCTTCGGGATCTACATCATCCTGTTGATCCTGCGCACGATCTTCGGGCTGGTGCGGGCGGACTACCACAACCCGATCTCGCAGACGATCGTGATGCTGACCGACCCGCCGTTGCGCATCCTGCGGCGGGTGATCCCCTCGGTTGGCCGGGTCGATCTGGCTGCGATCGTGCTGATTGTTGCGCTCAAGTGCGTCGAATTGTGGTTGCGTGCGGCGATCCTCGGGGCGGATGTGGGTCTTGGTGTGATCTTCTACGTCGCCATCCGAGAGGTCCTGACCACCGTGATCTGGGTCTTCATCATCGCCCTGATCGTCGAGGTCGTGATGAGCTGGATACAGGCTGGCGGCGGCGGTGGGGGCCACAACCCCATCCTGCGACTGGTCGGTGACGTCAACCGACCGATCCTCGGTCCCCTTCGCCGGACCCTGCCGCAGGCCGGCGCGATAGATTTTTCCCCGATGGTTGCACTGGTCGGCTTGTACATCTTGCTGATTCTGGTGCGCTCTTTTTGA
- a CDS encoding DUF4426 domain-containing protein has translation MVRVHRVITGFIVALAAVVLGSSIASANEAEFDNYVVYYNVINTTFLSPEVAQAYDVRRSSNRAMLNVTVMERTDDGLKAVSANLSGTATNMNDQMRNLRFREIQDGDAIYQLSEVTVRRGETLEFALEVTPEGSERALPISFSREFFAD, from the coding sequence ATGGTAAGAGTGCATCGGGTCATCACCGGCTTCATCGTCGCCCTGGCGGCGGTTGTCCTCGGCAGCTCGATCGCGTCCGCCAACGAGGCGGAATTCGATAACTACGTGGTGTACTACAACGTCATCAACACCACCTTCCTCTCCCCCGAGGTCGCCCAGGCCTACGACGTGCGCCGCAGTTCCAACCGCGCAATGCTCAACGTCACCGTGATGGAACGCACCGACGACGGGCTCAAGGCCGTCTCCGCGAATCTCAGCGGTACCGCGACCAATATGAACGACCAGATGCGCAACCTGCGCTTTCGGGAGATCCAGGATGGCGACGCCATCTATCAGCTTTCCGAGGTGACTGTTCGCCGCGGCGAGACCCTCGAGTTCGCACTCGAGGTAACGCCGGAAGGCAGCGAGCGGGCCCTGCCCATCAGCTTCAGCCGCGAGTTTTTCGCTGACTGA